One genomic window of Cannabis sativa cultivar Pink pepper isolate KNU-18-1 chromosome 2, ASM2916894v1, whole genome shotgun sequence includes the following:
- the LOC115719739 gene encoding structural maintenance of chromosomes protein 3, whose translation MYIKQVIIEGFKSYKEQVATDPFSPKVNCVVGANGSGKTNFFHAIRFVLSDLYQNLRSEDRVALLHEGAGHQVTTAFVEILFDNSDNRIPVDKEEVRLRRTINQKKDEYFLDGKHITKTEVMNLLESAGFSRSNPYYVVQQGKIASLTLMKDSERLDLLKEIGGTRVYEERRRESLKIMQETGNKRKQIIQVVQYLDERLRELDEEKEELRKYQQLDKQRKSLEYTIYDKELHDARQKLAEVEEARTRVSETSTKMYNSVLDAHEKSKDLDKAMKDLTKELNGLSKEKEAAEIQKTEAIKKQTEVELDVKDLEEKMFGNTRAKNDAVRQLQLLQNEIQDSMNELEEISPLYDSQIMKEKEITKGIMEREKQLSILYQKQGRATQFSNKAARDKWLKKEIKDLNVVLTSNLNQEKKLQDEIHRLSSELNEQDVYIEGRRTEIANLESFISQSREGFNHQKSLRDKLQDERKSLWGKETELSAEIDKLRTEVEKAEKNLDHATPGEVRRGLNSVRRICREYKIPDVYGPIIELLHCDERFFTAVEVTAGNSLFHVVVKTDDISTQIIKHLNALKGGRVTFIPLNRVKPPHVNYPKSSDVIPLVDKLEFDKKYGDAFKQVFARTVICRDLDVATKVARKDGLDCITLEGDQVSKKGGMTGGFYDHRRSKLKFMNIVMQNTNSIKAKEDELEKVRFELQEIDKKITELVTEQQKIDAKRTHDKSELEQLKQDIANANKKKQLVSKALVKKEKSLADVQAQIDQLRASMAMKEAEMGTELIDHLTPEERVLLSRLNPEIADLKEQLIKCKTDRIETESRKSELETNLTTNLKRRKQELEVIVSSAETDNLQGEVENKRQELHDARSAVQDATEQLKRVCASIGDRTKQLKKIKDEKTKLKNLEDNYERTLQDEAKELEQLLSKRNMFLAKQEEFSRKIRELGPLSSDAFETYKRRNIKELNKMLHKCTEQLQQFSHVNKKALDQYVNFTEQREELQKRQAELEAGEEKIRELISVLDQRKDESIERTFKGVARHFREVFSELVQGGHGHLVMMKKKDGDHGDDDDEDGPREADVEGRVEKYIGVKVKVSFTGQGETQSMKQLSGGQKTVVALTLIFAIQRCDPAPFYLFDEIDAALDPQYRTAVGNMIRRLADIANTQFITTTFRPELVKVSDKIYYVTHQNRVSFVKVASKDRALDFIEHDQSHNVE comes from the exons ATGTACATAAAGCAG GTGATAATTGAAGGATTTAAGAGCTACAAGGAACAAGTTGCTACTGACCCTTTTAGTCCGAAGGTCAATTGTGTTG TTGGTGCTAATGGCTCTGGCAAGACTAACTTTTTCCATG CGATCCGTTTTGTACTAAGTGACCTCTACCAGAACCTCCGCAGTGAAGATAGGGTTGCACTACTTCAT GAAGGTGCAGGCCATCAAGTTACTACTGCATTTGTTGAGATCTTGTTTGACAATTCGGACAATCGTATTCCG GTTGATAAAGAGGAAGTGCGCTTGCGTAGAACAATTAATCAAAAGAAGGATGAATATTTCTTGGATGGAAAGCACATCAC GAAAACAGAGGTTATGAATTTACTGGAAAGTGCTGGGTTTTCTCGATCCAATCCTTACTATGTTGTGCAACAAGGAAAG ATAGCTTCATTAACTTTGATGAAAGACTCTGAGAGGCTTGATTTACTCAAAGAAATTGGTGGCACTCGAGTGTACGAGGAAAGACGTCGGGAAAGTTTAAAAATTATGCAGGAAACTG GTAATAAAAGGAAGCAGATAATTCAGGTTGTTCAGTACTTAGATGAGAGATTAAGGGAATTAGATGAGGAGAAAGAGGAATTAAGGAAATATCAGCAACTTGACAAGCAGCGTAAATCTCTGGAATACACTATTTATGACAAGGAACTTCATGATGCTCGGCAGAAGTTGGCAGAG GTGGAAGAGGCACGAACAAGGGTTTCTGAAACATCTACAAAAATGTATAATAGTGTGCTGGATGCCCATGAAAAATCGAAGGACCTGGATAAGGCAATGAAAGATTTAACGAAAGAACTTAATGGTTTAAGCAAGGAGAAAGAAGCAGCAGAAATCCAAAAAACAGAAGCAATAAAGAAGCAGACAGAGGTTGAGCTTGATGTGAAGGATCTTGAGGAGAAGATGTTTGGAAATACTCGAGCCAAA AATGATGCTGTGAGGCAACTTCAACTTCTGCAAAATGAAATTCAGGACTCAATGAATGAGCTTGAAGAAATAAGTCCTTTGTATGATAGTCAAATCATGAAGGAAAAGGAGATTACAAAAGG TATAATGGAGCGTGAGAAGCAACTTAGCATCTTATATCAAAAGCAAGGTCGTGCCACCCAATTCTCGAATAAAGCTGCTCGTGACAAATGGCTTAAAAAGGAAATTAAGGATCTTAATGTTGTTCTGACTTCAAACCTGAATCAA GAGAAAAAGCTTCAGGATGAGATTCATCGCCTTAGCTCCGAGTTGAATGAGCAGGATGTCTACATTGAGGGTCGCAGAACTGAAATTGCTAATCTGGAGTCCTTTATTTCTCAGTCTCGTGAAGGTTTCAATCATCAAAAATCACTGAGAGACAAGTTGCAAGATGAGCGGAA GTCCTTGTGGGGAAAAGAAACTGAACTTTCTGCTGAAATTGATAAACTGAGAACAGAGGTTGAGAAGGCAGAAAAGAATCTCGATCATGCAACTCCTGGG GAAGTCAGAAGAGGGCTAAATTCTGTTAGAAGGATCTGCAGAGAGTATAAAATTCCTGACGTATATGGTCCAATTATAGAGCTCCTTCATTGTGATGAAAGATTTTTCACTGCTGTTGAAGTTACTGCTGGAAACAG CTTATTCCATGTGGTGGTTAAAACTGATGATATATCAACCCAGATAATTAAGCACCTGAACGCATTGAAAGGGGGACGAGTTACATTTATACCACTGAACAGGGTGAAACCACCACATGTTAACTATCCAAAGAGTTCTGATGTTATACCACTTGTGGACAAGTTGGAGTTTGATAAGAAATATGGAGATGCTTTTAAACAG GTTTTTGCTAGAACAGTGATTTGTCGAGATCTAGATGTGGCTACAAAGGTTGCTCGTAAGGATGGGCTAGACTGTATAACTTTGGAAG GTGATCAAGTGAGCAAGAAAGGTGGTATGACTGGTGGATTTTATGATCACCGGAGATCAAAATTGAAGTTTATGAATATTGTCATGCAGAACACCAATTCTATAAAAGCAAAGGAAGATGAATTGGAAAAAGTCAGATTTGAGCTTCAAG AGATAGACAAGAAAATTACAGAACTTGTAACTGAGCAGCAGAAAATTGATGCGAAGCGGACTCATGATAAGTCTGAGTTAGAGCAACTTAAGCAGGACATTGCAAATGCTAATAAGAAGAAACAACTAGTGTCGAAAGCTCTGGTTAAGAAG GAGAAATCACTTGCAGATGTGCAGGCTCAAATTGATCAGCTTAGAGCCAGTATGGCCATGAAAGAGGCTGAGATGGGCACAGAGCTCATTGACCACTTAACTCCAGAGGAAAGGGTTCTTCTTTCGAGATTGAACCCTGAAATTGCAGATCTCAAAGAACAGCTAATTAAATGCAAGACAGACCGTATTGAG ACTGAATCAAGGAAATCTGAGCTTGAGACTAATTTAACAACCAACCTCAAGAGGCGAAAGCAAGAATTGGAGGTCATAGTATCTTCTGCAGAAACTGACAATTTGCAAGGAGAAGTTGAAAATAAGAGGCAAGAACTTCATGATGCTAGATCAGCAGTTCAGGATGCAACAGAGCAACTTAAAA GAGTATGTGCAAGTATAGGGGATAGAACAAAGCAACTCAAGAAGATCAAAGATGAGAAGACCAAGCTAAAG AATTTAGAAGACAACTACGAGAGAACACTTCAGGATGAAGCTAAAGAGTTAGAACAGCTGTTAAGTAAAAGAAACATGTTCCTTGCTAAACAAGAAGAGTTCTCAAGAAAAATCAGGGAGCTTGGTCCATTGTCATCAGATGCTTTTGAAAC GTATAAGCGGAGGAACATTAAAGAACTGAATAAAATGTTGCATAAGTGCACTGAGCAATTGCAGCAATTCAGTCATGTCAACAAAAAGGCACTTGATCAGTATGTTAATTTCACAGAACAACGAGAAGAACTCCAGAAAAGGCAAGCTGAACTGGAGGCCGGTGAAGAG AAAATTAGAGAGCTTATATCTGTTCTAGATCAGAGAAAGGACGAGTCGATAGAACGTACTTTCAAAGGTGTTGCCAGGCACTTCAGAGAAGTTTTTTCTGAGCTAGTACAAGGTGGGCATGGTCACCTAGTCATGATGAAGAAAAAG GACGGTGAccatggtgatgatgatgatgaagatggaCCTCGTGAAGCAGATGTGGAGGGTAGGGTTGAGAAATACATTGGTGTGAAAGTTAAG GTTTCTTTTACCGGGCAAGGAGAAActcagtccatgaagcaactATCTGGGGGTCAGAAAACTGTTGTTGCACTTACACTTATCTTTGCCATCCAGCGATGCGATCCAGCTCCATTCTATCTTTTTGACGAGATAGATGCCGCTTTGGATCCTCAGTACAGGACTGCTGTAGGAA ATATGATTCGTCGCTTGGCAGATATTGCAAATACTCAATTCATAACCACAACATTCCGACCGGAGCTTGTCAAAGTTTCAGACAAAATATATTATGTCACACATCAAAACAGGGTGAGCTTTGTTAAAGTTGCCTCCAAAGATCGGGCACTGGACTTTATCGAGCATGACCAGTCTCACAACGTTGAGTAA